A single genomic interval of Pomacea canaliculata isolate SZHN2017 linkage group LG5, ASM307304v1, whole genome shotgun sequence harbors:
- the LOC112564413 gene encoding zinc finger protein 37-like isoform X1 has translation MINSQDKDRISTQPFSTSSMDLFASPQGLDIEKTKRKKKKNHNLLSSYESYIDVAEDHVNECSSKNKQTIEEQKKSKLQGFDESEVHAHSDQEQRKKRPRSQDMDVCDVHVSRDLGNSMVLISSDQEQRKKRKKKRPRSQDMDVCDVHVSRDFGNSMVLISSDQEQRKKRKKKRPRSQDMDVCDVHVSRDLGNSMVLISSDQEQRKKRKKKRPRSQDIDVCDVHVSRDLGNSMVLISSDQEQRKKRKKKRPRSQDIDVCDVHVSRDLGNSMVLISSYSKSHTNVPGDSPACTEHRKDKYKLKVLNENESCADSEQEQGHAVKKKNRKHKSIDMDVCHVNVSGDLDDDQNGGVEVYPSRNEIYADGKKGLSEAENKCASDDVHNGDANTKTLSECSNSRKGKEKGFDKNHQCYLCEVSVAGKNNYIKHLGTAHDKPVFQCSQCGRCCTSQEGLSLHQRFACDQEKNLSARVYKCKECPMSYKSNRSLRRHRSEQHNIGGTVREHVCRLCNKSFPRQASLPIHLLKCMKRKKNFVEEGKVEVSCEECQKVFSSRRSLKYHMSTIHEQRLFECSTCGEVFRWSKSLSKHRQKCLQISSDSKSHTNVPEDSPACTSLSRDLGKQHGADI, from the coding sequence ATGATTAATTCTCAAGATAAGGACAGGATATCAACACAGCCTTTTTCAACTTCAAGTATGGATCTTTTTGCTTCACCACAAGGTCTCGacattgaaaaaacaaaaagaaagaaaaagaaaaatcacaattTACTGTCATCATATGAAAGTTACATAGATGTAGCTGAGGATCATGTAAATGAATGTTCATCTAAAAACAAGCAGACCatagaagaacaaaagaaatccAAGTTACAGGGGTTTGATGAAAGTGAAGTACATGCACACAGTGATcaagaacagaggaaaaaaaggccTAGATCGCAAGACATGGATGTTTGTGATGTGCACGTATCTAGAGATTTGGGCAACAGCATGGTGCTGATATCTAGTGATcaagaacagaggaaaaaaagaaagaagaaaaggcctAGATCGCAAGACATGGATGTTTGTGATGTGCACGTATCTAGAGATTTTGGCAACAGCATGGTGCTGATATCTAGTGATcaagaacagaggaaaaaaagaaagaagaaaaggcctAGATCACAAGACATGGATGTTTGTGATGTGCACGTATCTAGAGATTTGGGCAACAGCATGGTGCTGATATCTAGTGATcaagaacagaggaaaaaaagaaagaagaaaaggcctAGATCGCAAGACATTGATGTTTGTGATGTGCACGTATCTAGAGATTTGGGCAACAGCATGGTGCTGATATCTAGTGATcaagaacagaggaaaaaaagaaagaagaaaaggcctAGATCGCAAGACATTGATGTTTGTGATGTGCACGTATCTAGAGATTTGGGCAACAGCATGGTGCTGATATCTAGTTATAGCAAATCACACACAAATGTACCAGGGGATTCACCAGCTTGCACAGAGCacagaaaagacaaatacaagTTAAAAGTGTTGAACGAAAATGAATCATGTGCAGACAGTGAACAAGAACAGGGccatgctgttaaaaaaaagaacagaaaacataaaTCAATAGACATGGATGTTTGTCATGTGAATGTCTCTGGAGATTTAGATGATGATCAGAATGGAGGGGTGGAGGTATATCCATCTAGGAATGAAATATATGCAGATGGCAAAAAAGGTCTCTCTGaggcagaaaataaatgtgcatCAGATGATGTACATAATGGTGATGCAAACACCAAAACTTTGAGTGAGTGTTCCAATAGcagaaaaggcaaagaaaaaggCTTTGACAAAAACCATCAGTGTTACTTGTGTGAAGTGAGTGTTGcaggcaaaaataattatataaaacatcTTGGAACTGCACATGACAAGCCTGTTTTTCAGTGTTCACAGTGTGGCAGGTGCTGCACATCTCAAGAGGGACTTTCCTTACACCAGAGATTTGCATGTGACCAGGAAAAGAACCTTTCTGCCAGAGTCTACAAATGTAAGGAGTGCCCCATGTCTTACAAAAGTAATCGATCACTTCGGCGCCACAGAAGCGAACAACATAATATTGGAGGTACAGTTAGAGAACATGTGTGTCGTCTTTGTAATAAGTCCTTTCCTCGTCAGGCAAGTTTGCCAattcatcttttaaaatgcatgaagcggaagaaaaattttgttgaaGAAGGGAAGGTAGAGGTTTCTTGTGAAGAATGTCAAAAAGTGTTTTCATCAAGACGCAGTCTAAAATATCACATGTCAACTATTCATGAGCAAAGACTGTTTGAGTGCTCCACATGCGGAGAAGTTTTCCGTTGGTCCAAAAGTTTGTCAAAACATAGGCAAAAATGTCTGCAGATATCTAGTGATAGCAAATCACACACAAATGTACCAGAGGATTCACCAGCTTGCACCAGCTTATCTAGAGATTTGGGCAAACAGCATGGTGCAGATATCTAG
- the LOC112564410 gene encoding lysosomal acid phosphatase-like, with product MLKGSKNITLVNCLCFMTAALAAAPDTLRLVNVLYRHGDRSPVSIYPKDPYQADVWPQGLGWLTEIGMQQHFKLGQFLRSEYRNLLNSTYVNSEIHIESSDEDRCLMSAYCNLAGLYPPAGSQVWNPNITWQPIPVHAVPKFEDNKLNMGAACPQYNQLYDLKLQSPDVKKIEKENAKFFDFIEKQTGVKKENATEVWKIGDTLFCEKSHNMMLPNWTEEIWNSKTAYENLRSLQIWSFILQYNDTNLNRLKGGPLLKEFISNMEKTVSSPANQTYKVFMYSAHDSTIAAVTSAMKVFNFLNPPYAAALFVELHQIGDQYFVWLRYYNDSGAPYNLTHPDCGLTLCPLEKFIDVTKDHIPDNWHAECFGTEKSTVSVSVIALATACGVLLLLLVVLTIACLRHRHSTSRYQLLH from the exons ATGTTGAAAGGCAGCAAAAATATTACACTGGtcaattgtttatgttttatgacGGCGGCGTTAGCAGCTGCACCTGACACCCTGAGACTCGTGAATGTG CTATATCGGCATGGAGATCGTAGCCCAGTCTCAATTTACCCCAAGGATCCCTATCAAGCAGATGTGTGGCCTCAGGGACTGGGATGGCTGACAGAG ATTGGAATGCAGCAACATTTTAAACTGGGACAGTTCCTTCGATCAGAATACAGAAATCTTCTAAATTCAACATATGTCAATTCTGAG ATTCATATAGAGAGCTCTGATGAAGACAGATGCCTGATGTCAGCTTACTGCAACCTGGCTGGCTTGTATCCTCCTGCAGGTAGCCAGGTTTGGAATCCCAACATCACATGGCAGCCCATTCCTGTTCACGCAGTTCCAAAGTTTGAAGACAAT aaactcAATATGGGAGCTGCATGTCCACAGTACAACCAACTCTATGATTTGAAATTACAATCCCCAGATGTCAAGaagattgagaaagaaaatgcg aaattttttgattttattgaaAAACAGACTGGAGTGAAAAAAGAGAATGCAACTGAAGTGTGGAAAATTGGTGATACTCTTTTTTGTGAG AAGAGTCACAACATGATGCTCCCCAACTGGACTGAAGAGATTTGGAACAGCAAAACTGCGTATGAAAATCTCCGTTCTCTACAAATATGGTCTTTTATCCTCCAGTATAATGACACAAATCTCAATCGcttaaagggag GACCTCTTCTTAAGGAATTTATTTCTAACATGGAGaagacagtcagcagtccaGCTAACCAGACTTACAAAGTGTTTATGTATTCTGCT CATGACTCAACAATAGCTGCAGTAACCTCTGCAATGAAGGTCTTCAATTTTCTTAACCCTCCATATGCAGCAGCTCTGTTTGTCGAACTTCACCAGATAGGTGACCAGTACTTTGTCTGGTTGCGCTATTATAATGATTCAGGTGCTCCATACAATCTTACACATCCAG ATTGTGGTTTGACTCTGTGCCCTCTGGAAAAATTTATTGATGTTACCAAAGACCATATTCCAGATAACTGGCATGCTGAGTGCTTTGGAACTGAGAAAAGCACAGTGTCCG TTTCAGTGATTGCTCTGGCCACAGCTTGTGGTGTGCTGCTGTTGCTCCTTGTGGTTCTGACAATAGCCTGTTTGCGTCATCGACACAGCACCAGCCGTTATCAACTGTTGCACtag
- the LOC112564413 gene encoding zinc finger protein 774-like isoform X2 — protein sequence MINSQDKDRISTQPFSTSSMDLFASPQGLDIEKTKRKKKKNHNLLSSYESYIDVAEDHVNECSSKNKQTIEEQKKSKLQGFDESEVHAHSDQEQRKKRPRSQDMDVCDVHVSRDLGNSMVLISSDQEQRKKRKKKRPRSQDMDVCDVHVSRDFGNSMVLISSDQEQRKKRKKKRPRSQDMDVCDVHVSRDLGNSMVLISSDQEQRKKRKKKRPRSQDIDVCDVHVSRDLGNSMVLISSYSKSHTNVPGDSPACTEHRKDKYKLKVLNENESCADSEQEQGHAVKKKNRKHKSIDMDVCHVNVSGDLDDDQNGGVEVYPSRNEIYADGKKGLSEAENKCASDDVHNGDANTKTLSECSNSRKGKEKGFDKNHQCYLCEVSVAGKNNYIKHLGTAHDKPVFQCSQCGRCCTSQEGLSLHQRFACDQEKNLSARVYKCKECPMSYKSNRSLRRHRSEQHNIGGTVREHVCRLCNKSFPRQASLPIHLLKCMKRKKNFVEEGKVEVSCEECQKVFSSRRSLKYHMSTIHEQRLFECSTCGEVFRWSKSLSKHRQKCLQISSDSKSHTNVPEDSPACTSLSRDLGKQHGADI from the exons ATGATTAATTCTCAAGATAAGGACAGGATATCAACACAGCCTTTTTCAACTTCAAGTATGGATCTTTTTGCTTCACCACAAGGTCTCGacattgaaaaaacaaaaagaaagaaaaagaaaaatcacaattTACTGTCATCATATGAAAGTTACATAGATGTAGCTGAGGATCATGTAAATGAATGTTCATCTAAAAACAAGCAGACCatagaagaacaaaagaaatccAAGTTACAGGGGTTTGATGAAAGTGAAGTACATGCACACAGTGATcaagaacagaggaaaaaaaggccTAGATCGCAAGACATGGATGTTTGTGATGTGCACGTATCTAGAGATTTGGGCAACAGCATGGTGCTGATATCTAGTGATcaagaacagaggaaaaaaagaaagaagaaaaggcctAGATCGCAAGACATGGATGTTTGTGATGTGCACGTATCTAGAGATTTTGGCAACAGCATGGTGCTGATATCTAGTGATcaagaacagaggaaaaaaagaaagaagaaaaggcctAGATCACAAGACATGGATGTTTGTGATGTGCACGTATCTAGAGATTTGGGCAACAGCATGGTGCTGATATCTAGTGATcaagaacagaggaaaaaaagaaagaagaaaaggcctAGATCGCAAGACATTGATGTTTGTGATGTGCACGTATCTAGAGATTTGGGCAACAGCATG GTGCTGATATCTAGTTATAGCAAATCACACACAAATGTACCAGGGGATTCACCAGCTTGCACAGAGCacagaaaagacaaatacaagTTAAAAGTGTTGAACGAAAATGAATCATGTGCAGACAGTGAACAAGAACAGGGccatgctgttaaaaaaaagaacagaaaacataaaTCAATAGACATGGATGTTTGTCATGTGAATGTCTCTGGAGATTTAGATGATGATCAGAATGGAGGGGTGGAGGTATATCCATCTAGGAATGAAATATATGCAGATGGCAAAAAAGGTCTCTCTGaggcagaaaataaatgtgcatCAGATGATGTACATAATGGTGATGCAAACACCAAAACTTTGAGTGAGTGTTCCAATAGcagaaaaggcaaagaaaaaggCTTTGACAAAAACCATCAGTGTTACTTGTGTGAAGTGAGTGTTGcaggcaaaaataattatataaaacatcTTGGAACTGCACATGACAAGCCTGTTTTTCAGTGTTCACAGTGTGGCAGGTGCTGCACATCTCAAGAGGGACTTTCCTTACACCAGAGATTTGCATGTGACCAGGAAAAGAACCTTTCTGCCAGAGTCTACAAATGTAAGGAGTGCCCCATGTCTTACAAAAGTAATCGATCACTTCGGCGCCACAGAAGCGAACAACATAATATTGGAGGTACAGTTAGAGAACATGTGTGTCGTCTTTGTAATAAGTCCTTTCCTCGTCAGGCAAGTTTGCCAattcatcttttaaaatgcatgaagcggaagaaaaattttgttgaaGAAGGGAAGGTAGAGGTTTCTTGTGAAGAATGTCAAAAAGTGTTTTCATCAAGACGCAGTCTAAAATATCACATGTCAACTATTCATGAGCAAAGACTGTTTGAGTGCTCCACATGCGGAGAAGTTTTCCGTTGGTCCAAAAGTTTGTCAAAACATAGGCAAAAATGTCTGCAGATATCTAGTGATAGCAAATCACACACAAATGTACCAGAGGATTCACCAGCTTGCACCAGCTTATCTAGAGATTTGGGCAAACAGCATGGTGCAGATATCTAG